One part of the Salinivirga cyanobacteriivorans genome encodes these proteins:
- a CDS encoding ATP-binding protein: MEQLFAKHRQLLANLETRFKRSVYDYLPWNQQMIGITGSRGVGKTTLILQYISEHYSTGKKALYISFDGISMPYENLSSLAEAFSRQGGEHLFIDEIHKYPNWSQELKYIYDMLPDLKVVFTGSSILDIHGGQADLSRRALMFTMSGLSFREFLQIESAQSFDVYSLADILQNHEQIAMDINQKIKPLAFFDAYLQYGYYPFYLQSIDFYSHRLSSTINQIIEVDMPLLNKIDYQYIHKIKRFINILAHELPQKPNITSLAGAIEVSWQSIIKYLHYLEKARIIQIIYPAGKNVSALAKPEKIFLHHPNLFYVFNDKNSNKGNLREMFFVNQLAAKYKVEVAKKGDFIIDETYTFEIGGGGKNYDQIAGLSQSYIAADDIEYGFRNKIPLWMFGFLY; this comes from the coding sequence ATGGAACAACTTTTTGCAAAACATCGCCAATTATTAGCAAATTTAGAAACCCGGTTTAAGAGATCTGTATATGATTATTTGCCCTGGAATCAGCAAATGATAGGCATTACCGGCTCCCGGGGCGTGGGTAAAACCACTTTGATTTTGCAATATATCAGCGAACACTATTCAACCGGGAAGAAGGCATTGTACATCAGCTTCGATGGTATTAGTATGCCGTATGAAAACCTGAGTAGTTTGGCCGAAGCATTTTCCAGACAAGGCGGCGAACACCTTTTTATTGATGAAATACACAAATACCCAAATTGGTCGCAGGAGTTAAAGTACATCTACGATATGCTGCCCGATCTAAAGGTAGTTTTCACCGGATCTTCCATATTGGACATACACGGCGGACAGGCAGATTTGAGTCGTAGAGCATTGATGTTTACTATGAGTGGCCTCTCTTTTCGTGAATTTTTACAAATAGAATCTGCACAAAGCTTTGATGTGTATTCGTTGGCTGACATACTCCAAAATCATGAGCAAATAGCAATGGATATTAACCAAAAAATAAAACCACTTGCCTTTTTTGATGCATATTTGCAGTATGGTTATTACCCATTTTATTTGCAATCTATTGATTTTTATAGTCATCGGTTATCCTCTACCATTAATCAAATTATTGAAGTAGACATGCCATTGCTCAATAAAATTGACTATCAATATATTCACAAAATAAAGCGGTTTATCAACATTCTTGCGCATGAGCTTCCGCAAAAGCCGAATATTACATCGCTTGCCGGAGCCATTGAAGTTTCCTGGCAATCCATAATTAAATATTTGCACTATTTGGAAAAAGCCCGAATCATTCAAATAATATATCCAGCCGGAAAAAATGTATCAGCACTGGCCAAACCAGAGAAGATTTTTCTACATCATCCTAACCTGTTTTATGTATTTAATGATAAAAACAGCAACAAGGGAAACCTTCGAGAAATGTTTTTTGTAAACCAATTAGCTGCAAAATACAAAGTGGAAGTAGCCAAAAAGGGCGATTTTATAATTGATGAAACGTATACCTTTGAAATAGGAGGGGGCGGGAAAAACTATGATCAAATAGCCGGATTAAGTCAATCATACATCGCCGCCGACGATATCGAGTACGGTTTTCGTAATAAAATACCTTTGTGGATGTTTGGCTTTTTGTATTAG
- a CDS encoding DEAD/DEAH box helicase has protein sequence MAGNYSKTWWGEQWLRSLSNIDYSNRLPRGRRYANNGSVVSIDFEGNRILAKVQGTRRTPYSVTITVPEFTQTQKTVVMETITANPLMLSKLLNRELPVQLHEKAVEKNIQIFPRSWTDLSMNCSCPDWAVPCKHIASVIYIIANEIDRNPFIIFQLHGVHILSELNKRGFLAQETEVHIKSLTENAIERNENDWDSLSEDFSGIDFSKIPELQENLMTMLDEESLFYKGNFKNRLSTAYKKIKKFTENYTTSAQAEEENTINYAHCQKFSTCVTETFEYDFTSLYSRNKSLVFEQDEFAELIDFIENIPHKKIAHIPHALRQLHTVYTFTKKILQQGAFVPELRKNQSSVFMIHWMPALMNENVKDIFAKLTQTMPGNAVYIMEKGQEKFFKREDQLKLLISQFMKFFIKQATAKFIKPGGVIESFFFNHQPYRFTALGEKEIPQTIQRWVSKFHIHLKNFVPVIKVDVLENNFAVDILVENREKAYEEPVSLNHFLSQKSEPGAKTEVLKDLTLLTSAFPQLESTIQTSGKHKLWFNSIEFSDILLRILPLVKMYGIRLLLPTALKNIIRPRPSLKLSRQNGSETNKRFLSLDKMLNFEWQMALGDKVIDQQEFFSLVEGLSGVVKIHNQYININPADIEKLQNSLEKPPALKTGELIQTALTEEYNGAKINLTAEARELLDQFLKNEEVALPKGLHATLRPYQQRGYSWMYKNTNTGIGSIIADDMGLGKTIQVIALLLKLKEENRLDKNKALVIVPTTLLSNWEKEIDKFAPELQYATFHGPNRQINKESDVLLTSYGIARSDQDELSKIKWCAVVIDESQNIKNPGTAQTKAIKKLKSDIRIAMSGTPVENRLSEYWSIFDFTNKGFLGSAKKFSEQYAKPIEVDRNKKAIERFKTITSPFIMRRLKTDKTIISDLPKKVENEHYAQLTKEQAAVYQNILNEVMPSIDEIEQNDKDRQMERKGLVLKMIIALKQVCNHPSQYLKKEDHDPNLSGKVQLLFQLLHSIYENGEKVLIFTQFKETGLMLEQLISAQFNQPVQFLHGGTTRNKREQMVEDFQSENYLKTFILSIKAGGTGLNLTEGSHVIHFDLWWNPAVEQQATDRAFRIGQKKNVMVYRLITRNSFEEKINEMIQSKKELSELTVSTGEKWIGNLSNKELKALVSLEG, from the coding sequence ATGGCCGGAAATTACAGTAAAACATGGTGGGGCGAACAATGGTTGCGTTCACTTTCGAATATCGATTATTCGAACCGCTTGCCGCGTGGCAGGCGATATGCCAATAACGGTTCGGTGGTAAGCATTGATTTTGAGGGAAACCGCATCTTGGCAAAAGTGCAGGGCACACGCCGTACGCCATACTCAGTGACCATCACTGTGCCGGAGTTTACGCAAACTCAAAAAACTGTGGTGATGGAAACCATTACGGCCAATCCACTCATGCTCTCCAAACTACTCAACAGGGAACTGCCTGTGCAGCTGCACGAAAAAGCTGTCGAAAAAAACATCCAAATATTTCCCCGCTCCTGGACCGACCTCAGCATGAATTGTTCCTGTCCCGATTGGGCTGTCCCCTGCAAGCATATTGCTTCTGTTATTTATATAATTGCCAATGAAATAGACCGTAATCCATTTATCATTTTTCAATTGCATGGCGTTCATATTCTTAGTGAACTCAATAAGCGCGGGTTTCTTGCCCAGGAGACTGAAGTTCATATTAAATCATTGACAGAAAACGCTATAGAGCGAAACGAAAATGATTGGGATTCATTATCAGAAGATTTTTCCGGCATTGATTTTTCTAAAATTCCCGAACTGCAAGAGAACCTTATGACTATGCTTGATGAGGAAAGCCTGTTTTACAAGGGGAATTTCAAAAACCGGCTATCAACCGCCTATAAGAAGATAAAAAAGTTTACAGAAAATTATACAACAAGTGCTCAAGCAGAAGAGGAAAATACTATAAACTATGCGCACTGCCAGAAATTTAGCACCTGTGTTACAGAAACATTCGAGTACGATTTTACATCTTTATACTCGAGAAACAAATCACTTGTTTTTGAGCAGGATGAGTTTGCTGAATTGATCGATTTTATCGAAAATATACCGCACAAAAAAATAGCCCACATTCCACACGCCCTGCGACAGCTACATACTGTATATACATTTACCAAAAAAATACTACAACAAGGAGCTTTTGTTCCTGAACTCAGAAAAAATCAAAGCAGTGTATTTATGATTCATTGGATGCCAGCCTTGATGAATGAAAATGTGAAAGACATATTCGCCAAATTGACTCAAACTATGCCGGGTAATGCAGTGTATATCATGGAAAAAGGACAGGAAAAATTCTTTAAGCGTGAAGACCAACTTAAACTGCTCATATCTCAATTCATGAAATTTTTTATTAAACAGGCCACTGCAAAATTTATCAAACCCGGCGGTGTAATAGAAAGTTTCTTTTTCAACCATCAGCCATACCGTTTTACTGCACTGGGCGAAAAGGAAATTCCGCAAACCATTCAGCGGTGGGTCAGCAAATTTCACATACACCTCAAAAACTTTGTTCCGGTGATTAAGGTAGATGTTCTTGAAAATAACTTTGCAGTTGATATTTTGGTAGAGAATCGTGAAAAAGCCTATGAAGAACCTGTTTCCCTTAACCATTTTCTATCTCAAAAATCTGAACCCGGTGCAAAAACCGAGGTGCTGAAAGATTTAACTTTGCTCACATCGGCCTTTCCGCAGTTAGAATCTACCATACAAACATCTGGCAAGCATAAACTCTGGTTTAACTCCATTGAATTTAGCGACATATTGCTAAGAATTTTGCCATTGGTGAAGATGTATGGCATTCGTTTGTTGCTGCCCACCGCATTAAAAAATATTATTCGTCCACGACCTTCGCTTAAGCTCTCACGACAAAACGGATCTGAAACGAACAAGAGATTTTTATCGTTGGATAAAATGCTCAATTTTGAGTGGCAGATGGCGCTGGGCGATAAAGTTATTGATCAACAAGAATTTTTCTCACTAGTCGAAGGGCTATCAGGCGTAGTGAAAATTCATAATCAATACATTAATATTAATCCTGCTGATATAGAAAAACTCCAAAACAGCCTGGAAAAACCACCAGCACTTAAAACCGGTGAACTAATTCAGACTGCACTCACCGAAGAGTACAATGGGGCTAAAATCAATCTTACAGCGGAAGCTCGTGAATTGCTCGATCAGTTTCTGAAAAATGAAGAAGTCGCCTTGCCTAAAGGATTGCATGCCACATTGCGCCCTTACCAACAGCGCGGCTACTCCTGGATGTACAAAAATACGAACACAGGCATTGGCAGCATCATAGCCGATGACATGGGACTGGGAAAAACCATACAGGTTATTGCCCTGCTACTAAAACTCAAAGAAGAAAACCGATTGGATAAAAATAAAGCGCTCGTAATTGTTCCAACCACACTTTTGTCGAACTGGGAAAAGGAAATCGATAAGTTTGCCCCGGAATTGCAGTATGCTACATTTCATGGACCCAACAGGCAAATCAACAAAGAATCAGATGTATTGCTTACAAGCTATGGGATTGCCCGTAGCGATCAGGATGAATTAAGTAAAATAAAATGGTGTGCTGTCGTGATCGATGAATCGCAAAACATCAAGAACCCGGGAACAGCGCAAACCAAAGCAATTAAAAAACTAAAATCAGACATTCGTATTGCCATGAGCGGAACACCAGTAGAAAACAGGTTGTCGGAGTACTGGAGTATATTTGACTTTACGAACAAAGGATTTTTAGGTTCAGCCAAAAAATTCAGTGAGCAATACGCCAAACCCATCGAGGTTGATCGCAACAAAAAGGCAATTGAACGATTTAAAACCATTACCTCGCCATTTATCATGCGTAGGTTAAAAACCGATAAAACCATCATTAGCGATTTGCCCAAAAAAGTTGAGAACGAACACTATGCGCAGTTGACCAAGGAACAGGCAGCGGTGTATCAAAATATTCTCAATGAAGTGATGCCATCCATCGACGAAATTGAGCAGAACGATAAAGATCGCCAGATGGAACGGAAAGGATTGGTGCTTAAAATGATTATCGCGCTCAAACAGGTTTGTAATCATCCCTCACAATATTTGAAAAAAGAGGACCACGATCCGAACTTGTCAGGGAAAGTGCAACTCCTTTTTCAATTGCTGCATAGCATTTATGAAAATGGCGAAAAAGTATTGATTTTCACTCAATTCAAAGAAACCGGGCTGATGTTAGAGCAGTTAATCAGCGCTCAATTTAATCAACCTGTTCAATTTTTACATGGCGGCACAACCCGCAATAAAAGAGAGCAGATGGTCGAGGATTTTCAATCTGAAAATTATCTGAAAACATTCATTCTGTCTATCAAAGCCGGAGGAACCGGGCTAAACCTCACCGAAGGTAGCCACGTTATACATTTTGATTTGTGGTGGAACCCAGCAGTTGAGCAGCAAGCCACAGACCGTGCTTTTCGCATTGGTCAAAAGAAAAATGTGATGGTTTACCGGCTCATTACCCGAAATAGTTTCGAAGAAAAAATCAATGAAATGATACAGTCCAAAAAAGAATTGTCCGAATTAACCGTAAGCACAGGTGAGAAATGGATTGGTAATTTATCGAACAAAGAGCTCAAAGCATTGGTTTCATTGGAGGGATAG
- the folD gene encoding bifunctional methylenetetrahydrofolate dehydrogenase/methenyltetrahydrofolate cyclohydrolase FolD: MQLIDGKKISQQLKDEIAEATSQRKQKGLKAPHLAVILVGEDGGSQTYVRMKVKACEQVGFKSTKIDYPDTVTENELLAKINEINADNDIDGLLVQLPLPKHISEEKVIESIDPSKDVDGFHPISMGKLVAGMPTFLPATPAGIMELLERYEVDTEGKHCVVLGRSHIVGTPMTLLMSRKAKPGNATVTMCHSRTKNLEEITRQADIIIAALGAPEFLKADMVKEGVVVIDVGTTRVKSDKTKSGWKLKGDVAFDQVAEKASYITPVPGGVGPMTIASLLKNTLKAVEMKEQ, translated from the coding sequence ATGCAACTGATCGACGGAAAAAAAATATCACAGCAGCTTAAAGACGAAATAGCCGAAGCCACCAGCCAACGAAAACAAAAAGGATTAAAAGCGCCGCACCTGGCCGTAATCCTTGTGGGAGAAGATGGAGGTAGTCAGACCTACGTACGCATGAAAGTTAAAGCTTGCGAACAGGTAGGTTTTAAATCCACTAAAATTGATTATCCTGATACAGTTACAGAGAATGAGCTGCTTGCTAAAATTAATGAAATAAATGCCGACAACGATATTGACGGTCTGCTCGTGCAGTTGCCTTTACCAAAGCATATTTCAGAAGAAAAAGTTATAGAAAGTATTGATCCATCGAAAGATGTGGACGGTTTTCATCCCATTTCAATGGGTAAGTTGGTAGCCGGAATGCCCACATTCTTGCCAGCCACCCCGGCCGGAATAATGGAATTGCTGGAGCGCTACGAAGTTGACACCGAAGGAAAGCACTGTGTAGTGTTGGGCCGCAGTCATATTGTGGGTACACCCATGACATTACTCATGTCGCGCAAAGCCAAACCCGGCAATGCTACAGTAACCATGTGCCATAGCCGTACAAAAAATCTCGAAGAAATTACCCGCCAGGCCGATATCATAATTGCCGCGCTGGGCGCACCTGAGTTTTTAAAAGCCGATATGGTAAAAGAAGGTGTGGTGGTTATCGATGTAGGTACCACCCGCGTAAAATCAGACAAAACCAAAAGTGGCTGGAAACTGAAAGGCGACGTGGCTTTTGATCAAGTGGCAGAAAAAGCCAGCTACATTACCCCGGTTCCCGGCGGCGTAGGCCCCATGACCATCGCCTCCCTGCTTAAAAATACCCTGAAGGCAGTTGAGATGAAGGAACAGTAA
- the ffh gene encoding signal recognition particle protein, whose amino-acid sequence MFDNLSERLESSFKLLKGQGRITEVNIAETLKDVRRALLDADVNFKIAKEFTKDVKEKALGANVLNAVKPGQLMVKIVRDELAQLMGGTAEEIDLKRQPAVILMAGLQGSGKTTFSGKLAGFLKNKKSKNPLLVAGDVYRPAAIDQLKVVGEQIGAPVYTEEGNKNPVKIAKAAIKEAKTKGHDVVIVDTAGRLAVDEDMMKEISAIKDAINPHEILFVVDSMTGQDAVNTAKEFNDRLDFNGVILTKLDGDTRGGAALSIRKVVDKPIKFVGTGEKLDALDVFHPDRMADRILGMGDVVSLVERAQEQFDEEQARKLNKKLAKNQFDFDDFLGQIQQIKKMGNIKDLASMIPGVGKALKKMDIDDDAFKGIEAIIRAMTPSERQQPNIINGSRRKRIADGSGTNVQEVNRLIKQFAETRKMMKAMSSGKMKNMMRNMPQQ is encoded by the coding sequence ATGTTTGACAATCTTTCGGAAAGACTGGAGAGTTCCTTTAAGCTACTTAAAGGACAGGGTAGAATAACTGAAGTTAATATTGCCGAAACTTTAAAGGATGTACGCCGTGCTTTACTCGATGCCGACGTGAACTTTAAAATTGCCAAGGAGTTTACCAAAGATGTAAAGGAAAAAGCACTGGGTGCCAATGTGCTAAATGCTGTTAAACCCGGGCAGTTGATGGTGAAAATTGTACGCGATGAGTTGGCACAACTTATGGGTGGTACAGCTGAAGAGATTGACCTCAAAAGGCAGCCTGCTGTAATTTTAATGGCCGGGTTGCAAGGTTCCGGTAAAACAACATTCTCAGGAAAGCTAGCCGGTTTCCTCAAAAATAAAAAGTCTAAAAATCCTTTGCTTGTGGCCGGCGACGTTTACCGCCCTGCTGCCATCGATCAGCTTAAAGTTGTGGGTGAGCAAATTGGAGCACCTGTTTATACCGAGGAAGGGAACAAAAATCCCGTGAAGATTGCCAAAGCTGCCATCAAAGAAGCTAAAACAAAAGGCCATGATGTGGTAATTGTCGATACTGCAGGTCGACTGGCAGTTGATGAGGATATGATGAAAGAGATTTCAGCCATTAAAGACGCAATCAACCCACACGAAATTCTCTTTGTGGTCGATTCTATGACTGGTCAGGATGCTGTGAATACGGCCAAAGAATTTAACGACCGCCTCGACTTTAATGGTGTGATACTTACAAAACTTGATGGTGATACCCGCGGTGGTGCTGCACTCTCCATTCGCAAAGTTGTAGATAAACCCATAAAGTTTGTGGGTACTGGCGAAAAACTCGATGCGCTGGATGTATTCCATCCCGATCGAATGGCCGACCGTATTTTAGGTATGGGCGATGTGGTCTCGTTGGTAGAACGTGCACAGGAGCAATTTGACGAAGAGCAGGCTCGAAAACTGAATAAAAAGCTGGCAAAAAACCAGTTCGACTTTGACGATTTTCTGGGGCAAATTCAGCAGATCAAAAAGATGGGTAACATCAAAGACCTGGCATCAATGATTCCGGGAGTGGGCAAAGCACTTAAGAAAATGGATATCGATGATGATGCCTTCAAAGGTATTGAAGCCATTATACGAGCTATGACTCCTTCAGAGCGTCAACAACCCAACATCATTAACGGATCGCGCAGAAAACGTATTGCCGATGGTAGTGGTACAAATGTGCAGGAAGTAAATCGTTTGATAAAACAATTTGCTGAAACCCGAAAAATGATGAAAGCAATGTCGTCGGGTAAAATGAAAAATATGATGCGCAATATGCCGCAGCAATAA
- a CDS encoding tetratricopeptide repeat protein, with protein MKFVYALFFITLAGGLCAQTETIDSLKNTVENYQADDTVKVNLMQDLAEEFLAEDMEKAIEWTSKSIKLSEKLSYSLGFFNGWLLKGSISAQQSANDSAILYFNKAVGIAKNINNNSALYNAYNQIGLFFRQNEQFDSTLHYYEKALNLIDEKNSDDRFYLLQQIAVVHYNLGNFETTIEFVQKGIKLSKQIGETDHRMGFINLMAASLKRKGDIDSALYYFRQIVELTDDEENFDKLSAYNNIANIYGDRGNYPKALDYYLLTLKTAEKLEHERAMSVTYNNIAIVYYTLKDYPQTIKYLQKSLSISQKVNDKPNIVNTMNNIGELYLKQDSLVKALKYYNEASKIIKRIKAPYYLTHNLLGKAAIFDKQNINDSAKHYYNEALELTEKLNAREERADSHIGLAEFYLKRGKYELSSKHAEKAFQIARELGKVETIREAAGILHRANAKLVKIQEAYKYLKVYTEMNDSLLNADNTKEITQLEMQYQHEKELQEIEAQEAIREAQRQKEIARQKGIRNAFIVAFVLVVFIVVLVVRYSRQKQKANSLLAYQKAEIEEKNEELQQLMGEISRQKDQIESSHNQITDSIRYAEKIQNALFPIHADLKQYFKDFFIYYQPLKIVSGDFYWVEKVHNHLLIAVADCTGHGVPGAMMSMLGISYLNDITRQPEVKMPEQVLEKMRNRVKRSLHQTGDVREARDGMDLAFIDIDVQRNSLNFAGANNPMIIIRNGEVIEFEPDKQPISVYQKEQPFHSQSFQLKKDDSIYLFTDGYRDQFKGAEGKKYGKKRFLELLISIHTKPFSYQKTALEKEMQQWMGEKANQIDDILVTGFKW; from the coding sequence ATGAAATTCGTTTACGCACTCTTTTTTATTACGCTTGCAGGTGGTTTATGTGCCCAAACAGAGACCATCGATTCACTTAAAAATACAGTTGAAAACTATCAGGCCGATGACACCGTTAAGGTAAATTTAATGCAGGATTTGGCCGAGGAATTTTTGGCTGAAGATATGGAGAAAGCCATTGAGTGGACCAGTAAATCAATAAAATTGTCCGAAAAATTGTCTTATAGTTTAGGCTTTTTCAATGGATGGCTTTTAAAGGGTAGTATTAGCGCTCAGCAATCAGCAAACGATTCAGCGATTTTATATTTCAATAAAGCCGTTGGAATAGCGAAAAACATCAATAATAATTCTGCTTTATACAATGCATACAATCAAATAGGATTGTTTTTTCGCCAAAATGAGCAGTTCGACAGTACTTTGCATTATTACGAAAAAGCGCTTAACCTCATTGATGAAAAAAATTCGGATGATCGCTTCTATCTCCTGCAGCAAATTGCAGTTGTGCATTATAACCTCGGGAATTTCGAAACAACCATTGAATTTGTACAAAAAGGAATTAAACTAAGTAAGCAAATCGGGGAAACAGATCATCGCATGGGTTTTATCAACCTGATGGCTGCCAGTCTTAAGCGAAAAGGGGATATTGATTCAGCGCTTTATTATTTCCGGCAAATTGTGGAACTTACCGATGACGAGGAGAATTTTGATAAGCTATCGGCTTATAATAATATTGCCAATATATACGGCGATAGGGGTAATTATCCCAAAGCATTGGATTATTATTTGCTCACATTAAAGACGGCCGAAAAGCTCGAGCATGAAAGAGCCATGTCGGTTACCTATAACAATATTGCTATAGTTTATTATACCCTGAAAGATTATCCGCAAACCATTAAATATTTACAAAAAAGCCTTTCGATCAGCCAAAAAGTAAATGATAAGCCTAATATTGTAAACACCATGAATAATATAGGCGAGTTATATCTTAAACAAGATAGCCTTGTGAAAGCCCTGAAATACTATAATGAGGCTTCTAAAATCATAAAAAGAATAAAAGCCCCGTATTATTTAACGCATAATCTTTTAGGGAAAGCTGCAATTTTTGATAAACAAAACATTAACGATAGCGCCAAACATTACTATAACGAGGCGCTGGAGCTAACAGAAAAGCTTAATGCCCGCGAGGAGAGAGCAGATTCGCATATTGGCCTGGCTGAGTTTTATTTAAAAAGAGGAAAATATGAACTTTCATCAAAACATGCTGAAAAAGCATTTCAGATTGCCCGTGAATTAGGTAAGGTTGAGACCATTCGAGAAGCAGCGGGCATACTGCACCGGGCAAATGCTAAACTTGTAAAAATTCAGGAAGCTTATAAATACCTGAAAGTTTATACAGAAATGAATGACAGCTTGTTGAATGCCGATAATACCAAAGAAATTACCCAGCTCGAAATGCAATATCAGCACGAAAAAGAGTTGCAGGAGATTGAAGCCCAGGAAGCTATACGCGAAGCCCAGCGACAAAAAGAGATTGCCCGGCAAAAGGGTATAAGAAATGCTTTTATCGTTGCATTTGTTTTAGTTGTCTTTATTGTGGTTTTGGTGGTGAGATATAGCCGGCAAAAACAAAAAGCCAACAGTCTATTGGCTTATCAGAAGGCCGAAATTGAGGAGAAAAACGAAGAGCTACAACAGTTAATGGGCGAAATTTCACGTCAAAAAGACCAAATTGAATCCAGTCATAATCAAATTACCGATAGCATTCGTTATGCCGAGAAAATTCAGAATGCTTTATTCCCGATTCATGCAGATTTAAAACAATATTTTAAAGATTTTTTTATCTATTATCAACCACTGAAAATTGTTAGTGGCGATTTCTATTGGGTTGAAAAAGTGCACAATCATTTGTTAATTGCAGTGGCTGATTGCACCGGACACGGTGTCCCCGGAGCTATGATGAGTATGCTTGGAATATCTTATCTGAATGATATTACGAGACAACCAGAAGTGAAAATGCCGGAACAGGTACTCGAAAAAATGCGCAACAGAGTTAAGCGTTCACTGCACCAAACCGGCGATGTGCGCGAGGCCAGAGATGGAATGGATTTGGCTTTTATCGATATTGATGTACAGCGTAATTCACTTAATTTTGCCGGAGCCAACAATCCAATGATTATTATTAGAAATGGCGAGGTAATAGAGTTCGAGCCTGATAAACAGCCGATTTCGGTGTATCAAAAAGAACAACCCTTCCATAGCCAGTCTTTTCAATTAAAAAAAGATGATTCCATTTACCTGTTTACCGATGGCTACAGAGATCAATTTAAAGGGGCAGAAGGTAAAAAATATGGAAAGAAAAGATTTTTAGAATTATTAATCTCAATTCATACAAAACCATTTTCATATCAAAAAACAGCATTGGAAAAAGAAATGCAGCAGTGGATGGGCGAAAAAGCCAATCAGATTGATGATATACTTGTGACAGGCTTTAAATGGTAG
- a CDS encoding tetratricopeptide repeat protein: MRAFIIILLFISVSSFSQNEKLYDSLLAEFNYTELLDTTLKKVAQDSNDVIALTYLATAAEKQYLENIALDTWQKVVALDSNNYKALSGCKRLLLKKDKYKAALLYADRMNDLKPGQIRNYRDLARIKYKLKQYEQSIQWCDTSLMMYSPNPTISDLKAHNLLALNDTIAALKIWCDLTTKHYTEQYARQLTFNAAGHQWNDTVQNLMSELAVIDSLNPYLPKMHGYLLFRKKEYAEAVIMFRKSMELGDSTAFNRRFMGMSAFNSGDYSSAYELLGSLKDVEQNNSLYYMMSISHAHVYADTTSHRLLVNTYQKFFDPPFVAGILSEISETTKSIGDKYDRRGKDELAEDYFQMSEKALYKARKIHYSNKNNLRLAMLYDIYTKDLKKALKYYKRFAENHSDTASPNFKFSKNRIIRIKEELHFKVD, from the coding sequence ATGCGTGCGTTCATCATCATTTTACTCTTTATTTCAGTTTCATCATTTTCGCAAAATGAAAAACTTTACGATAGCCTGTTGGCTGAATTTAATTACACTGAATTACTTGACACCACACTAAAAAAGGTTGCTCAGGATTCTAATGATGTTATAGCTTTAACTTATTTGGCTACAGCAGCCGAAAAACAATACCTCGAAAATATTGCTCTTGATACCTGGCAAAAGGTGGTTGCTTTAGATTCAAACAATTATAAAGCGTTGTCTGGTTGTAAAAGGTTGTTACTAAAAAAAGACAAATACAAGGCTGCGCTTCTATACGCAGATAGAATGAATGATTTAAAACCCGGGCAGATCAGAAATTACCGCGATTTGGCCAGGATAAAATATAAACTAAAGCAATATGAGCAATCTATCCAATGGTGCGACACTTCTTTAATGATGTATAGCCCCAATCCAACGATTTCAGATTTAAAAGCACATAACCTCCTGGCACTTAATGATACGATTGCCGCCCTGAAGATTTGGTGCGATCTTACCACAAAGCACTACACTGAACAATATGCCAGACAATTAACATTCAACGCTGCTGGTCACCAATGGAACGATACTGTGCAGAATTTAATGTCAGAACTTGCTGTTATCGATAGCCTTAATCCCTACTTACCTAAAATGCATGGGTATTTATTATTCAGGAAAAAAGAGTATGCAGAAGCTGTAATCATGTTTCGAAAATCAATGGAGTTGGGAGATTCTACTGCCTTCAATCGTCGCTTTATGGGTATGTCAGCTTTCAATTCAGGCGACTATTCAAGCGCATATGAACTGCTTGGTTCTTTGAAAGATGTAGAGCAAAACAATTCACTGTATTATATGATGAGCATTTCGCATGCCCATGTATATGCAGATACTACTTCGCATAGGCTATTGGTAAATACCTATCAAAAGTTCTTTGACCCGCCATTCGTAGCAGGTATTCTCAGTGAAATAAGTGAGACCACTAAATCAATTGGCGATAAATATGATAGAAGAGGGAAAGATGAACTTGCCGAAGATTATTTTCAGATGTCGGAGAAGGCCCTTTACAAAGCGCGAAAAATTCACTACTCCAATAAAAACAATCTGAGGCTGGCAATGCTTTATGATATTTACACCAAAGATTTGAAAAAAGCACTAAAATACTACAAGCGATTTGCTGAAAACCATTCTGACACAGCCTCACCGAATTTTAAGTTTTCAAAGAACCGTATAATACGTATTAAAGAAGAACTCCATTTTAAAGTCGATTGA